The genomic window ACGGCCCGGGGCAGATCAGCCGCTTCTGGCGCGTTTGGGAGACCCCGGTGTCCCGCGTCGCCTTCGCCGGCGAGCACACCGACGCGCTGTATCCGGGCACCATCGAAGGCGCGCTGCGCAGCGGCAAGCGCGCTGCCGCCCAGGTGCGCGACCTGTACGCCGGCAAGACGCCGGTGCTCGAAGGCAAGGCGATGATCGCCGAGAACAAGCCGGCCGCCAGCGACAAGCCGGCCGAGAAGGGCGAGAAGAAGGGCATCATGTCCTGGCTGCCGTTCTGATCGAACCCGTTCCATCGACAATGCCGGCGTCAGCCGGCATTGTCGTTTCTGGCTCTGGGACGGGCGTTTCAGGCCAGGGATCTATCTTGTCAGTCGATGTTTCAAAGCAGATTTTTCTGCTTTTATTCGATGGATTAACCGCTAGTCTTGAATTCCCGTTTTCAAGGATGTCGATCGATGCAATGGCGTAATACCCCCGCTCGCTACGGACTGGTCAGCCTGTTCCTGCACTGGGGCAGCGCGCTGGTGGTCTTCGGCCTGTTCGGCCTGGGCCTGTGGATGCGCGAACTGGACTACTACGACACCTGGTACCACCGCGCGCCGGAAATCCACAAGGGCATCGGTATCCTCCTGGCCATCGCGCTGATCGTCCGCGTGCTCTGGCGCTTCATCAGCCCGGCGCCGCCAGCGCCAGCCAGCCACGGCCAGGCGACCCGCCTGGCGACCAAGCTCGGCCATCTGGCGTTGTATGCGCTGCTGTTCGCCGTGATCATCGCCGGCTACCTGATCTCCACCGCCGAGGGCAAACCCATCAGCGTGTTCGGCTGGTTCGACGTGCCCGCTACCCTCAGCGGCCTCACCGACCAGGCCGACGTTGCCGGCGCGATCCACCTGTACCTGGCCTGGACCCTGGTGGTGCTGGCCGTGCTGCACGCCCTGGCGGCGTTCAAACACCATTTCTTCGACCGCGACGCGACCCTGGTGCGCATGCTCGGCCGTGCCGCGAAATAACACCTCACCTCAAAGGGAGATTGCTTCAATGCTGAAGAAGACGTTCGCCGCTCTGGCGCTGGGTACCGCCCTGTTCTCCGCTGGCCAGGCCATGGCCGCGGACTACAAGATCGACAAGGAAGGCCAGCACGCCTTCATCGAGTTCCGCATCAAGCACCTGGGTTACAGCTGGCTGTACGGCCGCTTCGACGACTTCGACGGTGCCTTCACCTTCGACGAGAAGAACCCGTCCGCGGACAAGGTCAAGGTCACCATCAACACCAACAGCGTGAACTCCAACCACGCCGAGCGTGACAAGCACCTGCGCAGCCCGGACTTCCTGAACGTCGCGAAGAACCCGACCGCGACCTTCGAGTCCACCGCCGTGAAGGCCGATGGCAAGAATGCCGAAATCACCGGCAACCTGACCCTCAATGGCGTGACCAAGCCGGTCACCATCAAGGCTGAACTGATCGGTCAGGGCGATGACCCGTGGGGCGGCTACCGCGCCGGCTTCCTCGGCACCACCACCCTCAAGCTGAAGGACTTCAACATCCAGCGCGACCTCGGCCCGGCTTCCCAGGAAGTCGAGTTGACCCTGTCGGTCGAAGGGGTGCGTCAGTAAGACGCAGGAATGCGAAAACGCCGGCGAATGCCGGCGTTTTCGTTTGTGATCCTAGTCACTGCGACCGTGCAGGCACTGGCGAAGCAGGCGGGCGAGGGTACGCTGTTCCTCATCATTGAGCGGTGCGAACAGACTGTCATGAGTGCGTGCGAGGATCGCCTGGGTGCGTTCGTCGATGCGGCTCCCGGCGTCGGTGAGAAACAGCTGGAAGCTGCGCTGGTCGTCAGGGTTGCGCTCGCGGCGAACCAGGCCGAGCGTCTCCATCTCGCGGATCTTGCGGGTCACCAGGGCCTTGTCGCGGCACATCTTGCGGCCCAGGCTCTGCAGGCTTTGCCCGGCATCGGCGCCAATCAGTTCGAGCAGGCGGATGTCCGGCGGCGTGAGGGCGATGCCTTCCGCGCACAGTTCGTCCTGCAGGCTCACGCGCAAGTGGTCGAAGACCTCCATCAGCGTCGTTGGCAGGTCGGGATTCACGGTGTGGGTCATCGGCTCGCTCACGGTAAACCTTGTGTAAATCCGGTTGATCAGATCAACCATTTTTTCGTATTTTAGTTGATGTTATCAACTTTGTGCGTCGCCGCGACTGCCTTGCGGGAAACCTACTGCGATATCGGCCATTGGCTAAAACGTTTCAGTAGTTTTCCCTCAGGGCTTTCGGACGTTTACAAACAGAGCTGAATGTAAGTATTTTTGCCAGCTTTCCGGACCGGCAAGCCCACCGCCACACCGGATGCTTTGCTCACGAGGACAACGATATGCAACGAAAGCCAGCCATGCGCGCCCTGGTTCCGGCCCTGCTCGTCGCCATGGCCACTCTTGCCGGCTGCGATAAACCCCAGGCTCCGCAGGAGAAGCCGATTCCCGAGGTCGGGGTGGTCACCCTGCAGCCGCAGGAGGTGACCCTGAGCACCGAACTGCCGGGCCGCACCACTGCGTATCGGATTGCCGAGGTTCGCCCGCAGGTGAACGGCATCATCCTCAAGCGCCTGTTCAAGGAAGGCAGCGACGTCAAGGAAGGCCAGCAGCTGTACCAGATCGACCCGGCCACCTACGAAGCGACCCTGCAGAGTGCCCAGGCCAACCTGGTGTCCACCCAGCAGCAGGCCGAGCGCTACAAGGAGCTGGTCAAGGACGAGGCGGTGAGCAAGCAGCAATACGCCGACGCCCAGGCCGCCTACCTGCAGGCCAAGGCCACCGTCGACAACGCGAAGATCAACGTGCGCTACACCAAGGTCTACTCGCCGATCTCCGGCCGCATCGGCCGTTCCAGCGTGACCGAGGGCGCCCTGGTGCAGAACGGCCAGAGCACTGCCCTGGCCACCGTGCAGCAGCTGGACCCGATCTACGTCGACGTCACCCAGTCCTCCACTGCGCTGATCCGCCTGCGCCGCGAGCTGGCCGCCGGGCAGCTGGAGAAGGCCGGCGACAACGCCGCCAAGGTCAAGCTGTACCTGGAAGACGGCTCCGAATACCCGATCGAGGGCAAGCTGGAGTTCTCCGAGGTCTCGGTGGACCAGGGCACCGGCTCGGTGACCGTGCGCGCCATCTTCCCCAACCCGAACAAGGAACTGCTGCCGGGCATGTTCGTGCATGCGCAGCTGGAAGAGGGCATCAAGAAGCAGGCCATCCTGGCGCCGCAACAGGGCGTCACCCGCGACTTCCGCGGCATGGCGACGGCGCTGGTGCTCAACGGCGAAGACAAGGTCGAGCTGCGCACCATCAAGGCCGAGCGCACCGTGGGTGCCTACTGGCTGGTCAGCGATGGCCTGAAGCCGGGCGATCGCCTGATCACCGAAGGCCTGCAGTACGTCCAGCCGGGCGCTCAGGCCAAGGCCGTACCCGCGAAGAACGTGGCGCCCACCGCCGGGGCTGCCGACCAACCCGCCGCCGCACAACCGGCCAAGCAGGGTTAATCAAGGGGATTCGTCATGTCGAAGTTTTTCATTGACCGGCCCATCTTCGCCTGGGTGATCGCCCTGGTGATCATGCTGGCGGGCGGTCTGTCGATCCTCAAGTTGCCGGTGAACCAGTACCCGGCCATTGCGCCGCCGGCCATCGCCATCCAGGTGAGCTACCCGGGCGCCTCCGCCGAAACGGTGCAGGACACCGTGGTGCAGGTGATCGAGCAGCAGATGAACGGTCTCGACCATCTGCGCTACATCTCCTCGGAGTCCAACTCCGACGGCAGCATGACCATCACCGTGACCTTCGACCAGGGCACCAGCCCTGACATCGCCCAGGTCCAGGTGCAGAACAAGCTGCAGCTGGCCACCCCGCTCCTGCCGCAGGAAGTACAGCAGCAGGGCATCCGCGTGACCAAGGCGGTGAAGAACTTCCTGATGGTGGTCGGCGTCGTCTCCACCGACGGCAGCATGACCAAGGAAGACCTGTCGAACTACATCGTCTCCAACATCCAGGACCCGCTGTCGCGGACCGCCGGTGTGGGCGACTTCCAGGTGTTCGGTTCGCAGTACGCGATGCGCATCTGGCTCGACCCGGCCAAGCTCAACAGCTACCAGATGACCCCGGGCGACGTGAAGACGGCGATCCAGGCGCAGAACGTGCAGATCTCCTCCGGCCAGCTGGGCGGCCTGCCCGCGGTCAAGGGCCAGCAGCTCAACGCCACGATCATCGGCAAGACCCGCCTGCAGAGCGCCGAGCAGTTCAAGAACATCCTGCTCCGGGTCAACGCCGACGGCTCCCAGGTTCGCCTGAAGGACGTCGCCGACGTCGCCCTGGGCGGCCAGGACTACAGCATCAATGCCCAGTTCAACGGCAAGCCGGCCTCGGGTATCGCGATCAAGCTGGCCACCGGCGCCAACGCGCTGGACACCGCCAAGTCGATCCGCGCGACCCTGAGCACGCTGGAGCCGTTCTT from Pseudomonas sp. GCEP-101 includes these protein-coding regions:
- the mexA gene encoding multidrug efflux RND transporter periplasmic adaptor subunit MexA, coding for MQRKPAMRALVPALLVAMATLAGCDKPQAPQEKPIPEVGVVTLQPQEVTLSTELPGRTTAYRIAEVRPQVNGIILKRLFKEGSDVKEGQQLYQIDPATYEATLQSAQANLVSTQQQAERYKELVKDEAVSKQQYADAQAAYLQAKATVDNAKINVRYTKVYSPISGRIGRSSVTEGALVQNGQSTALATVQQLDPIYVDVTQSSTALIRLRRELAAGQLEKAGDNAAKVKLYLEDGSEYPIEGKLEFSEVSVDQGTGSVTVRAIFPNPNKELLPGMFVHAQLEEGIKKQAILAPQQGVTRDFRGMATALVLNGEDKVELRTIKAERTVGAYWLVSDGLKPGDRLITEGLQYVQPGAQAKAVPAKNVAPTAGAADQPAAAQPAKQG
- a CDS encoding MarR family winged helix-turn-helix transcriptional regulator, whose translation is MTHTVNPDLPTTLMEVFDHLRVSLQDELCAEGIALTPPDIRLLELIGADAGQSLQSLGRKMCRDKALVTRKIREMETLGLVRRERNPDDQRSFQLFLTDAGSRIDERTQAILARTHDSLFAPLNDEEQRTLARLLRQCLHGRSD
- a CDS encoding YceI family protein, coding for MLKKTFAALALGTALFSAGQAMAADYKIDKEGQHAFIEFRIKHLGYSWLYGRFDDFDGAFTFDEKNPSADKVKVTINTNSVNSNHAERDKHLRSPDFLNVAKNPTATFESTAVKADGKNAEITGNLTLNGVTKPVTIKAELIGQGDDPWGGYRAGFLGTTTLKLKDFNIQRDLGPASQEVELTLSVEGVRQ
- a CDS encoding cytochrome b; translation: MQWRNTPARYGLVSLFLHWGSALVVFGLFGLGLWMRELDYYDTWYHRAPEIHKGIGILLAIALIVRVLWRFISPAPPAPASHGQATRLATKLGHLALYALLFAVIIAGYLISTAEGKPISVFGWFDVPATLSGLTDQADVAGAIHLYLAWTLVVLAVLHALAAFKHHFFDRDATLVRMLGRAAK